In Nitrosococcus halophilus Nc 4, the genomic stretch GATGTTTAGAAGCGAGGGGGTAGTGCTTTGCAAACCCGTTTTACCTCCCTGAAAAAAGGGTTTGGGGTTGCAGCTAAAGAGGAGCCCCTATCGTTTTGGTAACGGCGCGCACCGAAAAGCATCTTGCGGCTCTGACAACTTAACCTTGCTCTCGCTTCTCCGTGCTATTTTGAGACAATTCCAGTGATCTCCGAGGGGAGTGCAATAAATCAAGATTTGCGAGGATCTCAGGCAAGGCCGTTTCCAACGAATGCCGGGGTCTGTAACCTAGCTCCCTCCGTATTTTGGCGCAGCTATACCAAGCAGAACCAATGAGCTTGTAGACCACTTGAGAATTCAACGGAACGCTTCTGTGCAATACCCGTTCCGCAAGATCCCCCGCCTTAGCCCCCACTCGAAGTAGCCCTGCCGGAAAGTACCACCAGGGGACATGTCGGCCTAATGCTTGGCAGAGCAAGATATAAATTTGGCGAGAGGAATAAGTGTAGCCATCGGTCACAATATAAGTTTGATGGCTGGCCTGGGGGTTTTCAGCGACAAGCAACATTGCCTGCACCACATCATCCACGTGGACCATGGAACGCCGATTCTCCACTTTAGGCAATGGAGGAAACCACCCCCGATCAATTGCCATGGCCATTCGGGGGAGATTTCCCTTATGGCCACCCCCATACACCATGGGAAGCCGCAGGTTGCAAACCTGCATACCATAAGTACGGCCCGCTTCCAGCACCACCCGTTCGGCGGCTAGCTTCGCTCGACCATAAGCGGTTTGAGGCGCCGCGGGACTGGCCTCATCGAGACACTCCCGCCCCCCTTCGCCCATAGCCTTGACACTGCTTATAAAAATAAACCGTTTAACACCCGCTTGTGCGGCTAACTTTAGCAGTTCTCCGGTCCCCTCTACGGACACTTTTCGATGGAGCCGCTCTGCCTCACCGCTATCATCATCTTCGACAAAGCTACCACTGGCCAAATGAAAGACTGTATCCACACCTTCACATAAGTTGCCGAGCGTTAAAGATTCAGCAAGATCCCCCTGAAATACGCCTAGCGAACTTGTAGGCCATATTGCCTTAGCCTTTTCTACATTTCTCACCAATACTCGGATCGAATTTCCTCTCGGTAATAATGTGGCGACTAGGTGTTGGCCGATAAAACCCGTCGCACCTGTAATCAGTGCCTTCATCCCAAAATTAGACGCTTTAGATAAACCAAGAGGTGAAGATTATTAACTGCTATGAACCCGTTTCGTGGTCACCTCTGAGGTGTCGGAACTCTCTGGCTCAACCCTGCATGCCGCACCTGAAGGGCTGGTAGGCAATTTTGGTGGACTCGCACTCAAATAAAAAGTATTTCGCATTCTCAACCCGACTCTGGCTTTACTTTCTAGGACAAACCGCCGTAGCAAGGTCAATCCAGCCAACACAAAAAAGCGACCCCACACCCCGCTGATCACTAGCCCCATGAGGGGCAGGGGATATTGATGGCGGAAAAATTTCTGGTAGAAATACACCATTCCTTTGTGTTTATGCCAAAGCACTTGAATAGGCCGCTGCCGACTACAGGTCCCTTTATAATGAACCACCTCCACATTAGGGACGAACAGGATTTTCCACCCCGCCTGCCGAAAGCGCATGCACCAGTCCAAATCCTCACAATGGAGAAAATAACTCTCATCCAGCAAACCTACCTGCTTTAGGCCCTCTTGCCGAACCAACATAAAAGCTCCCGAGATGGCTTCGAGAAATACCGACTCTCTAGGCAAAGCCTGGCAACTGAGGACAAACCCTCGAAATTTTGGGTGATAGGGGAAAAATCTATTCAAATGAAGGACTCGGACGAAACTCCGCCACGGCGTAGGCACACTGCGGCGGCACCCCGCCTGCTCGGTTCCATCCGGGTTACGAATCAAGCAGCCGACCATTCCCACTTCTGGACGGCTAGCGATTTCCTCAAGAATCCTGGAGAGCGTATTTGGGCGAATAACGCAGTCGGGATTTAGCAACAGTACATAGTCTCCCACTACCTGCCTGAAGGCAATGTTGTTCGCCCGTGCAAATCCTAGGTTGCGGCCATTTTCAATCACCCGAACGCGGGGATCTCTGCCCACGACGCTTCGCAAACATACCAGGCTGCTATCTTGGGAACCGTTATCCACAACGATGACCTCTAGCGGGATATCGGCTTGCAGCACAGAGCGTACAGCCTCAGTCAGCAGCCAACCGCCATTAAAGTTCACCATCACCACAGAGACAAGCGGAGGCTGCCTAGCCCCCTTTGGTTTGTTTCCATGCTCCCCATTGATATTTTTCATGAGCGGGCCTGCTGGCGCAGTTATCCTGAATGAACTCTATATCAGTTTAGCACGACTAGGGCTCGCCGCTAGGACAAAAAAATAACTAAACTGCTATGCTAAACATAAGATTATCAAATCAAATTTTCAAAAGACTTTAAAAATCAAAACGCTCTAATTGCAGGGTTTCATTGACCGAAAGCACATCGCGGATGGCGACGGTGGCGGTGGTATCCGAGGTGAAAGAAATTGAGAGGTTACCACTCGCTACCCCGTTAATTGTAGACCCTACAGCATCAAAATTATTAGCAATATCTGTACCAGATGGGAGGGCCGGGCCCAAAAAATAATAGGCCGTTCCTGAATAGGTGGTCGCAGAACTCATAGGACCTGCTGTCAGTACCCAAAACGGTTCCCCCTCCCTATCATCATAGACGTACCAGGCCGCAGTTAGCACGGTATCTTGGATATTAATAAAAAATCCGTGTCCAT encodes the following:
- a CDS encoding UDP-glucose 4-epimerase family protein, with product MKALITGATGFIGQHLVATLLPRGNSIRVLVRNVEKAKAIWPTSSLGVFQGDLAESLTLGNLCEGVDTVFHLASGSFVEDDDSGEAERLHRKVSVEGTGELLKLAAQAGVKRFIFISSVKAMGEGGRECLDEASPAAPQTAYGRAKLAAERVVLEAGRTYGMQVCNLRLPMVYGGGHKGNLPRMAMAIDRGWFPPLPKVENRRSMVHVDDVVQAMLLVAENPQASHQTYIVTDGYTYSSRQIYILLCQALGRHVPWWYFPAGLLRVGAKAGDLAERVLHRSVPLNSQVVYKLIGSAWYSCAKIRRELGYRPRHSLETALPEILANLDLLHSPRRSLELSQNSTEKREQG
- a CDS encoding glycosyltransferase family 2 protein is translated as MKNINGEHGNKPKGARQPPLVSVVMVNFNGGWLLTEAVRSVLQADIPLEVIVVDNGSQDSSLVCLRSVVGRDPRVRVIENGRNLGFARANNIAFRQVVGDYVLLLNPDCVIRPNTLSRILEEIASRPEVGMVGCLIRNPDGTEQAGCRRSVPTPWRSFVRVLHLNRFFPYHPKFRGFVLSCQALPRESVFLEAISGAFMLVRQEGLKQVGLLDESYFLHCEDLDWCMRFRQAGWKILFVPNVEVVHYKGTCSRQRPIQVLWHKHKGMVYFYQKFFRHQYPLPLMGLVISGVWGRFFVLAGLTLLRRFVLESKARVGLRMRNTFYLSASPPKLPTSPSGAACRVEPESSDTSEVTTKRVHSS